In the Silvanigrella aquatica genome, TAAAAATGGATGATTTTATAAAATGAATTTTATGTATTTAGACTCTCAATTTTCCTTACCTAAAGCTCTTTTATTGTATTTAGGATTTTTAATTGCAATTACAATGTCTCAAGCTATTATTGCGATTGTTGCAAAAAAAAGAGGTGATGTCTCTGTGCAAACAAGACAAATGGCAACCCTCAATCCTTTGCCGCATATTGAATTAATTGGAACAGTCATATTTCCTTTTATAGCAATTTTCTTAAATTCACCCGTCATTTTTGGATGGCCAAAGCAATTTAATATTGAATCTCGCTATTTTAAGAAACCAAAACGAGATGTGAATTTGGTTTATGCTTCAGGAATTATCATTAATTTTATTATTGCTCTTATATGTATGCTTGTTCTTAAATTTATGGGACCATTTTATATTGCACCAACAGCGGATCATTCAAGCCCTGAAATTTTATCAAGAATTATTTTATCGTCTATTTGTTACTTAAATGTTGTAATTGGCGCACTTAATTTACTGCCTATACCTGGAACTCCAGGGTGGTATATTTTAATTAATAGTCTTTCTTATGATTTATCGAGAAAGTTACAAGAAAAAGCAATGCTTATTTCAATTGGATTTATGGTTCTTATTATTTCTGGACTCTTCAATTCTTATTTTTCCTTATTTATTTCTTTGTTTAATGTTCTTTAATAACGTAGGCACACTAACATAATGGCAAAAGATCTTGTTTATACAATTTATAGCCACTCCGATGCAGATGGTGGGATTGCCGCGGCCTTATTTTCAAAATTTATATATGATAAATATGCAAAATATGGGTGGAACACAGACATTCAACCTGTCAATCACGTCTCGGTACAAGGCGAGTGGAGTTTAAGAGAAATCAAATGGCCATGCGCTATTCTCGATTTTACATTACATCCTTCCTTACTCAGCAATCGCTTCTTTACCAGCAAACCTTTTCTTGAAAAGCAATTAGGCCAGGCTAAAAAAGTTCCTGATTGTTATTGGATCGATCATCATCCTACAGGTTCTAGTTTTCCTTTTTTAACAGAAAATAATTCAGCAGAATTTATTCCCAATGTGATTACAAAATGGGATACGAATGCGATTAGTACCCCTGGATTATTGCGTACGCATCATCATGAGCTTGGTTTTCCAGCAAAGTTTATAAAGGAATATGAAGAATTTATTGATTTAGCTGAAATTATTGACGGTGCTCTCTATGTGAGTTGTGAAGCCGCTCATGATTTTTCTTCTCATGCCGTAAAGTTACAAACATTATTTAGTCCAGGGCATTCTGCCATTGATAAATCCGCTTTATATAAAAAATTAGTCAGGCAAATTGCTAAAAGTGCTTCTGTTGAAAATCTTTTTGATTCTGACTTTTTATACCGCGCGATTATTAATCATGAAGAACAAAATTTTAATAAACAATTGCGTGCTTATAAAAAAGTAACGAAACTTGAGGGAAAAGTAGCCTACGCTAATTTTGTGGGTAGCCATTATTTTTCTGGTATGGGTCGCTTTTTACCTTATATGTTATTTGAAAATGCCAATTATGCATTACATATTTTTCCAGGGATGAATAAAACGAGTTATTCTTTATCATGTGGAATAAATCCTTGGTATAAACCTAAAGATTCCTCTAAACATCTGGGTAATTATTTTGCGAAAAATTTTTCTGGTGGTGGACATGCTTTTGTGGCAGGTGGGAAAGTAAATGAAGAGGAACTCGTTAAAATTGAAAAATTGCTTGAGTTTTTAAATGAGTGATCTTTTTTTAGATTTTTTTTCTAAAAAAGAAATTCCCTTTAATAAGGTTTTAAACTCAGTTATTGAGGGTGATAATCTTCTTTCTCTGCAAATTTTATCTCATTATTATTTGAATAAAATTAAACTCATTTATATTGATCCTCCCTATAATACTAAAAAGAAATTCATATATAAAGATAATTTTGGATCCCATCAAAACTGGCTTGAAATGATGCGCCCTCGATTAATATTGGCGCGCTCTTTGCTAAAAGAAGATGGTTTTATTTTCATCAGTATTGATGACAATGAATTATCTTATTTAAAATTATTAATGGATGAAATTTTTGGAGAAAGTAATTTTCGAAATTGTATTATTGTACCCCGTGGTATCAAAAATGTTCAAGCACAATTTGATTATTCAAATAGAATTGCAGTCGGCCATGAATATGTTCTTTTTTACAGCAAGAAAAAAGAATCTAAAATAAAAAAATTTGAAGTCAGTAAGCCCGAGCAAATAGAAGGAAAGTGGAATAATCACTGGCGCGGCACCGATAGACCCAATTTAAGATATGAATTGCTTGGATTGACTCCTAAAATAGGTCAATGGCGTTGGTCAAAACAAAGAAGTCTCCAAGCAATAAATAACTATAATTCTTTAATACAAGAAATGCTTAATAAAAAAATAAATATTGAAAATAAGATTATTTTGCAAACAGAAATTGATCAGTGGTATAGTGATAAATTATCTTTTGGAAAAAAAATTGATTTATTAAGAATGGGTAAATCAGGTAAACCTGAGCATTATGTTCCCAAAAAAAATACTCGTTTGGGCAGTGATGTTTGGTTAGACATTGGCGCATCGGGATCGCATGATCTTAAAAAGCAAATTGATAATTGCCATTTTGATATGCCAAAACCTGTCGCTTTAATTAAAAGAATGATTGAACTTGTTACGAAATACAATTCTAATGACATTGTGCTCGATTTTTTTGCTGGATCGGGGACGACCGCCCAGGCGGTATGTGAATTAAACTCATATGATTCAGGTAATAGAAGTTTTATTTTAATGCAAACTCCAGATAAAATTAAATTTAAAAATAACGAATATTCGACAATTTCAAATTTGGCATACCAACGCATTAAAAATTTTTTAAAAAATCAAAAGATGGATATAGAAGTAAAGTATTTAATTCAATCCATTCCAAATGAAATAAATTCCTCTTCTACAGGTGGTGGTGGCGCTTTTTTAGTTTCTCCAAAACCTTCCATTATAAAATCCATCTGAGTTCCTGTGAGCAAAAATTTAGAAGCTTTTGCTGCTTCAGGAGTGGGCTGTGGTGGTGGCGTCGGAGGAGTTTGTTTTGTTTTTGCCTCTTGTGCTTCTTTTTCAATTTTATCTAATAGAGCTTTTGATTTTATATAATTTTTGGGGGATTTTTCTACAGATTTTTTTGCATAGGAGATCGCATTTACTCTATCTCCTAATTTTGAATAAGCTAAAGCAATATTATAAAGTAACAGATATTCTTTTTCAGGAAGATCTAAAACTTTTATAGCATTCTTGTATAAACTGACCCCTTCAGTGTATTTTCCTGCTTTAACAAGCAAAACCCCTTTATTATTAAAGAAACTAGCCAGTTCAGTTCCTTTCTGCAAAGTTGCAAATAATTTTTTACTTTCTTCCGTTTTTCCTTGTGTCGCCAAGGCTCTTCCAAGACCATATGTCGCACGATCATCTGTAGGATTTAATTTTAAAACACTTTTAAAATTCTCTTCCGCTTTATCTGCTTCTCCGCTACCTAAATTCATTTCGCCCATGACAAGGAGGCGTTCCACATTATGAGGACTCAATAACTTTGCTTTTTCTAATGCCTTCATAGCTTCTTCAAAGCGATTTGTTTTTATATAAACTTTTGAAATAAGATTTAGAGCGGGAATATGATTGACGTCTATTTTTAATATTTTATTTAAAAAATCTTCAGCCTTGGTTGTGTCATTGGCTCTAAGTAACAATTCGGCATATAAAGTTAAAAAGCGAAGTGAATTGGGTTCTTTTTTTAATCTTGGGAGTAAAATTTCTTCGGCATGTTTAAAGTTTTTTTCAATTAATGAGTTTTTAAAGTCAACTTGAAAATTTCTATCACTTTCTGGATTTTTTTGTTGTTCTTCAAGTTCTTCTAAGCGCTTTATAAAATCTTTTTCGGCAACGGGTTTCGTTATCGTTTCAAAAAAATGAAACTCAGAAATAATAGCTTTATCTTCTTTTCCAATACTTCCAACTAAAGGAACACAAAAACAATCTCGAATCCTTTTTTCTTTATGCATTTTAATATATTGAACTAAGGCAATTCCTGAAAAAACAGGCATTCTGACATCAACAAAGACCACATCATAGGGTTCAGGGTTACTTTCCATTTCTTTTAATGCTTCATCAGCTCCAGGGAAGCATTTATATTTTTTTTTGCCTATTTTTTGTAGTATTTTATCCATTTGTTTAAGGACGTCGGGATCATCGTCAACAACAATTATGTTATTGAATATAGATTGTGTCATTTTCCCCCCTACATACTGTTACAGATTTTATCATAGCTTTTCGATACACCAATATGTCAGTTAATTGCTACCACTCTCTGATTGGATGAGAGGTATGAAAGCAGAATGTCTTCTCAAAACTCATTAGAAAAGAAGTTAGATAGATATTATGATGATATTATTGATAAAATCATGGAGCTTATCGAAACTCAAAAAAATGTATTGGGTGAACAAAAAGAACTGAGAAAAGATGTTGCTAAATTAAAGGAACATTTGCTTGAAGCCAAAACCGCCATTGAACAAGTTGAAGCTAAGATATCAAATTTGAATCGAGGTTCCCCCAGCGGAGTCTATCCCGGCAGCTCGGTGCGGACTTCCTATTCCTCAAGCCATACGCCTGCAATTCCTCATATTCAACCCAACACAACCACTGTAACTTCTGTGCCTGCTGCAGGTCAGGTTCCAGCAGCAGCAACGACAACGTCTGCAGCAGCACCCAAGAGTTTAAAGGATTACCTCGCTCAAGAAGTTGCTATTTTTGATGTTAAAGTTTTAAATGCATTTATAAAATCTACAAAAGAAATAGTGAAAACAAATACTAAAAATGACCCCACATTTTTAAAACCAATGATAGAAGCGGGAATAAATTTGCCCATTGTGATTGCTGGAAGAATGAATCTTTCTCGTGATAAAGGTAAAGGATCAATGGCTTTTTGTATGGAAAAGGAATCGGGAGCCGCCATAACTCGTGCTGTCTTTATGTTACCAGAGGATGCTAAGGTAACGGAGAGCGATATCAAAGATGTCACCAGCGAGATTTGCAATCAAATTTGTGGGAAGTCGAAATTAGCTCTTAAAAATGATGGATACAGTTTCGAAATTGGTTTGCCTGAAATTCATCAAGGTAAACCTAAAGAATTATTTGCTGTTTTAGGTAGGCCTAAAGTCGCTCTTTTTTTTGAATATATGAAAAAACCATTTTATGTTTTATTTTGGGGTTGAGTGTTTTTTTTTATTTATTGAAAAATTATATGACATAAAAAATATAGGTTTTAAATAATGAAATTTAAAACCTATATTTAACAAGAATAAATAATAAAATAATATTAGCCAAGTAAACGAAGAGCAAGAGCAGGAATTTGGTTTGATTGAGACAGTACGGAAACACCAGATTGTTTTAATATATTTGATTGTGCCAGTTTTGCTGTTTCTTCTGCAAAGTCGGTATCACGAATACGGCTATTTGTTGCCGCATTATTTTCTGCTTGAATGCTTAATTGGGTAATCGTGGAATTGAGACGACTTTGAATTGCACCCATTGTAGAACGGAAGGAGGATACTTTTGTAATAGCGTCATCAATCACGCTAATTGATTTTTGTGAATTTTCTTTAGTTATAACGCTTGATTTATCGTCTTCTTCGGATGTGCCTAAATTGAGTCCGTCTTCATCTACAGAGGCATCGACGCTACTAAAGTCAATACGAATGACGTTTGTTGGATTGATATTATCTTGACTATCTGCC is a window encoding:
- a CDS encoding site-2 protease family protein yields the protein MNFMYLDSQFSLPKALLLYLGFLIAITMSQAIIAIVAKKRGDVSVQTRQMATLNPLPHIELIGTVIFPFIAIFLNSPVIFGWPKQFNIESRYFKKPKRDVNLVYASGIIINFIIALICMLVLKFMGPFYIAPTADHSSPEILSRIILSSICYLNVVIGALNLLPIPGTPGWYILINSLSYDLSRKLQEKAMLISIGFMVLIISGLFNSYFSLFISLFNVL
- a CDS encoding site-specific DNA-methyltransferase — translated: MSDLFLDFFSKKEIPFNKVLNSVIEGDNLLSLQILSHYYLNKIKLIYIDPPYNTKKKFIYKDNFGSHQNWLEMMRPRLILARSLLKEDGFIFISIDDNELSYLKLLMDEIFGESNFRNCIIVPRGIKNVQAQFDYSNRIAVGHEYVLFYSKKKESKIKKFEVSKPEQIEGKWNNHWRGTDRPNLRYELLGLTPKIGQWRWSKQRSLQAINNYNSLIQEMLNKKINIENKIILQTEIDQWYSDKLSFGKKIDLLRMGKSGKPEHYVPKKNTRLGSDVWLDIGASGSHDLKKQIDNCHFDMPKPVALIKRMIELVTKYNSNDIVLDFFAGSGTTAQAVCELNSYDSGNRSFILMQTPDKIKFKNNEYSTISNLAYQRIKNFLKNQKMDIEVKYLIQSIPNEINSSSTGGGGAFLVSPKPSIIKSI
- a CDS encoding response regulator, which produces MTQSIFNNIIVVDDDPDVLKQMDKILQKIGKKKYKCFPGADEALKEMESNPEPYDVVFVDVRMPVFSGIALVQYIKMHKEKRIRDCFCVPLVGSIGKEDKAIISEFHFFETITKPVAEKDFIKRLEELEEQQKNPESDRNFQVDFKNSLIEKNFKHAEEILLPRLKKEPNSLRFLTLYAELLLRANDTTKAEDFLNKILKIDVNHIPALNLISKVYIKTNRFEEAMKALEKAKLLSPHNVERLLVMGEMNLGSGEADKAEENFKSVLKLNPTDDRATYGLGRALATQGKTEESKKLFATLQKGTELASFFNNKGVLLVKAGKYTEGVSLYKNAIKVLDLPEKEYLLLYNIALAYSKLGDRVNAISYAKKSVEKSPKNYIKSKALLDKIEKEAQEAKTKQTPPTPPPQPTPEAAKASKFLLTGTQMDFIMEGFGETKKAPPPPVEEEFISFGMD
- a CDS encoding chemotaxis protein CheX, which encodes MSSQNSLEKKLDRYYDDIIDKIMELIETQKNVLGEQKELRKDVAKLKEHLLEAKTAIEQVEAKISNLNRGSPSGVYPGSSVRTSYSSSHTPAIPHIQPNTTTVTSVPAAGQVPAAATTTSAAAPKSLKDYLAQEVAIFDVKVLNAFIKSTKEIVKTNTKNDPTFLKPMIEAGINLPIVIAGRMNLSRDKGKGSMAFCMEKESGAAITRAVFMLPEDAKVTESDIKDVTSEICNQICGKSKLALKNDGYSFEIGLPEIHQGKPKELFAVLGRPKVALFFEYMKKPFYVLFWG